One segment of Brassica napus cultivar Da-Ae chromosome C3, Da-Ae, whole genome shotgun sequence DNA contains the following:
- the LOC106405871 gene encoding peptide methionine sulfoxide reductase A2-like has product MNPSIAQEDSKLLNTATTDPSPIAQEEPQLVDQPVIVPSPIAQEPDNDLPAPGSEFAEFAAGCFWGLELAFQRIPGVTETEVGYTHGISHNPSYEVVRTNKTNHAEVVRVQYNPNECSYETLLDLFWSRHDPTTLNRQGELVGAQYRSGIYFYTPEQEKLAHESLENQQTKLEKKIVTEILPAKKFYKAEEYHQHYLAKGGMYGNAQSPAKSCKDPIRCYG; this is encoded by the exons ATGAATCCATCTATAGCTCAAGAAGATTCTAAGTTATTAAACACAGCTACAACTGATCCTTCTCCTATAGCTCAAGAAGAGCCTCAGTTAGTAGATCAACCTGTTATTGTTCCTTCTCCAATAGCACAGGAGCCTGACAACGATCTACCGGCACCGGGAAGCGAGTTTGCTGAGTTCGCCGCTGGATGTTTCTGGGGACTGGAGCTTGCTTTCCAGAGGATCCCTGGCGTGACTGAGACTGAGGTTGGGTACACTCATGGGATCTCTCACAATCCTTCATACGAGGTTGTCCGCACGAACAAAACGAACCATGCAGAGGTTGTAAGGGTTCAGTATAATCCCAATGAGTGCAGCTATGAGACACTGCTTGATTTGTTCTGGTCTAGGCATGATCCCACCACCTTAAATCGCCAG GGAGAGCTTGTGGGAGCTCAATACCGATCAGGGATATACTTCTATACACCAGAGCAAGAGAAACTTGCACATGAATCTCTAGAGAATCAGCAGACAAAACTTGAGAAGAAGATTGTGACTGAGATCTTACCAGCAAAGAAGTTCTACAAAGCTGAAGAATACCATCAGCACTATCTAGCTAAAGGTGGCATGTATGGCAATGCGCAATCTCCTGCAAAGAGCTGCAAGGACCCTATCCGCTGCTACGGCTAG